In Populus nigra chromosome 1, ddPopNigr1.1, whole genome shotgun sequence, one genomic interval encodes:
- the LOC133675166 gene encoding inactive poly [ADP-ribose] polymerase RCD1 encodes MEARIAKVLDSSRRVMLGVKRKRASRYAAYFSGASHTVLPEWLSPNSIHKPGKRKKLDGSQSKPWSCGHPSRRSLLRCYSNFTRTGVPQRLMCYQNEEWTDFPKDLVTLVRKDLQGKKAVVEVELEGRRYVIDFLHMLRMDMKTGIQQPIAWIDESGGCFFPEIYADEDEPHLCCQHDCVKDQGSIFQEPPGSHEIKLQLEIDINGGDQSKLECSGESNGLVKHIQIAQKPTSDHHLVEVGDSYNRKTGEKIVESNDENQQIKANLVTGTESITQMLDSDTVKKIFVTSMNPFGGADIVDIYRCSSTSMPVRFELFQKQIELTGKYRGDANVRYAWLASSKGALSTIMTYGLGHCGPCTTKSEHGIGVHLSAANFCHTSANYCDVDENGVRHLVFCRVIMGNMELLQHGSRQFHPSSENFDSGVDDLENPREYIVWNMNMNTHIYPEFVVSFKFTPNSEGFLVGSESKHSVSGVTTSSNGGQGCLPVESPAVDLNVPVESSAVDLNESPAADMGSEIQPVSGSGRSLGKSPSLSSSNTRTPKSPWMPFPMLFAVISNKVPSKDMELITNHYELFREKKISRENFVKKLRLIVGDALLKSTITSLQGKLPSKCEVAVAKPAEG; translated from the exons ATGGAAGCCAGGATCGCAAAGGTGTTGGATAGTAGTCGTAGAGTTATGCTCGGGGTGAAGAGAAAACGAGCATCCCGCTATGCAGCATATTTTTCTGGTGCTTCTCATACGGTGTTGCCTGAGTGGCTCTCTCCGAATTCAATCCATAAGCCAGGGAAACGCAAGAAATTGGATGGAAGCCAGAGCAAGCCTTGGAGCTGTGGGCATCCTTCTAGACGGTCTTTACTTCGGTGCTACTCAAACTTCACGAGGACTGGGGTGCCACAGCGTCTGATGTGTTATCAGAATGAGGAATGGACTGATTTCCCTAAGGATCTTGTTACTTTGGTTAGGAAAGATCTTCAAGGGAAGAAGGCAGTTGTTGAGGTTGAGTTGGAGGGCCGCCGCTATGTTATCGACTTCTTGCATATGTTGCGAATGGACATGAAGACAGGTATTCAGCAACCAATTGCCTGGATTGATGAATCTGGTGGCTGCTTCTTTCCAGAAATCTATGCTGATGAAGATGAACCACATCTGTGCTGCCAGCATGATTGTGTGAAAGATCAAGGGTCCATTTTTCAGGAGCCTCCTGGGTCCCATGAGATCAAGCTGCAGcttgaaattgatataaatgGAGGGGATCAGTCAAAGTTGGAGTGTAGTGGAGAGTCAAATGGTCTTGTCAAGCATATCCAAATTGCTCAAAAGCCTACGAGCGACCACCATCTTGTAGAAGTGGGGGATAGTTACAACAGGAAGACTGGTGAAAAAATTGTTGAATCTAATGACGAAAATCAACAGATTAAAGCAAATTTAGTCACTGGGACCGAATCTATTACGCAAATGTTGGATTCTGATACTGTGAAGAAGATCTTTGTTACAAGTATGAACCCTTTTGGTGGTGCAGACATAGTAGATATTTATCGCTGCTCTAGTACTTCAATGCCAGTTCGATTTGAGCTTTTCCAGAAGCAGATTGAACTAACAGGGAAATATCGTGGAGATGCAAATGTTCGATATGCTTGGCTTGCTTCTTCCAAAGGAGCACTCTCCACTATCATGACGTATGGGCTTGGACATTGTGGGCCATGCACAACAAAGTCCGAACATGGCATTGGCGTTCATCTCTCTGCAGCAAACTTTTGTCACACCAG TGCTAATTATTGTGATGTTGACGAAAATGGAGTGCGGCACTTGGTATTTTGTCGAGTAATAATGGGAAATATGGAGCTTCTTCAGCACGGGagccgacagttccatcccaGTAGTGAGAATTTTGATAGTGGAGTGGATGATCTTGAAAATCCAAGAGAGTATATAGTCTGGAATATGAATATGAACACCCACATTTATCCAGAGTTCGTTGTTAGTTTCAAGTTCACTCCCAACTCAGAAG GGTTTTTGGTTGGGAGTGAGAGTAAGCATTCTGTTTCTGGTGTTACCACTTCTTCTAATGGAGGTCAGGGATGTTTACCAGTTGAGTCCCCTGCAGTTGATCTGAATGTACCTGTAGAGTCTTCTGCAGTTGATCTTAATGAGTCCCCTGCTGCTGATATG GGAAGCGAAATTCAACCAGTTTCGGGTTCTGGGAGATCTCTTGGAAAATCACCAAGTCTGAGTTCAAGCAATACAAGAACCCCTAAATCTCCATGGATGCCTTTCCCTATGTTGTTTGCTGTGATTTCAAATAAAGTTCCAAGCAAAGACATGGAACTCATAACTAACCATTATGAACTGTTCAGG gAGAAGAAGATAAGCAGGGAGAATTTTGTCAAGAAGTTGAGGTTGATTGTTGGAGATGCTTTACTGAAGTCGACAATAACAAGTCTTCAAGGCAAG TTGCCATCGAAGTGTGAAGTCGCTGTGGCTAAACCAGCTGAAGGGTAA